The Allofrancisella frigidaquae genome has a segment encoding these proteins:
- the rdgC gene encoding recombination-associated protein RdgC, with amino-acid sequence MFFKNLTAFKITDINIDTFEESINKLAFIPCSKSQKSTKGFVNPFIKDDENCLFRFNHLAVFCLLTEDKLLPAQIINQEAQAYIEELEQSRYVSKKEKSEIKEDTEQRLLPQAFSKFKKVYGYLDLTNNYLVIDSVSENQVTKIIELLQRCEARFELVQKEESEILTHWFIDNANPLDVEISDKCKLTSDIGDGIANISCQGSAVLNDQIKSFVEAGGYITELAIIWKEQLAMTVNTKLQFKSIKFLDGIKDLNKNESHEADLLLMSDTFAELINSIEKWHNG; translated from the coding sequence ATGTTCTTTAAAAATCTAACCGCATTTAAAATTACTGATATAAATATTGATACGTTTGAAGAATCAATTAATAAGCTGGCTTTTATCCCATGTAGTAAATCTCAAAAGTCTACTAAAGGGTTTGTAAACCCTTTCATCAAAGATGATGAAAATTGCCTCTTTAGGTTTAATCACCTAGCTGTTTTTTGTTTATTGACTGAAGATAAGCTACTTCCTGCGCAGATAATTAACCAAGAAGCACAAGCTTATATAGAAGAGTTAGAACAAAGTCGTTATGTAAGTAAAAAAGAAAAATCTGAGATTAAAGAAGATACTGAACAAAGACTTCTGCCACAAGCTTTTAGTAAATTTAAAAAGGTATACGGTTACCTAGATCTTACAAATAATTATCTAGTTATTGATAGTGTCTCTGAGAATCAAGTTACTAAAATAATAGAACTATTACAAAGATGTGAAGCAAGATTTGAATTAGTTCAAAAAGAAGAGTCTGAGATACTTACTCATTGGTTTATTGATAATGCTAACCCTTTAGATGTTGAAATATCAGATAAGTGTAAGCTCACTAGTGATATTGGTGATGGTATAGCTAATATTTCATGTCAAGGCTCCGCTGTGCTGAATGATCAGATAAAATCATTTGTAGAGGCTGGTGGTTATATAACTGAATTAGCTATAATTTGGAAAGAACAGTTAGCCATGACTGTTAATACCAAACTACAGTTTAAATCAATCAAATTCTTAGATGGTATTAAAGATCTAAACAAAAATGAAAGCCATGAGGCTGACCTTCTTTTAATGTCTGATACCTTCGCTGAACTAATCAACTCGATAGAGAAATGGCACAATGGATAA
- a CDS encoding transposase — MEDLSDRELEKYLQENTAAKWFCEFALSEKTPDHSVFCKLRKNIGTRFISRCR; from the coding sequence ATGGAAGATCTTAGCGATAGAGAATTAGAGAAATATCTACAAGAAAATACTGCAGCAAAATGGTTTTGTGAATTTGCATTATCAGAAAAAACACCCGATCATAGTGTATTTTGTAAATTGAGAAAGAATATAGGTACACGTTTTATATCAAGATGCAGATGA
- the dnaE gene encoding DNA polymerase III subunit alpha: MISHLRVHTGFSVIDSTVRLNELFETAKQKDIVALALTDVCNLFAAVKFYKQALKTGIKPIFGVELKIDTQLGICDLILLAENNQGYQNIVNLISRAYQEADRVGSIPLVPKKWFNQMDFKNTICLSGGQNGELGKAILSKDSSKILEVISEYISIFGKDNYFIEIHKLGYENEGTYVEKALELAHEKGLLAVATNLTVFMNSEDYDIHEIRACINEKTTILDETRKSRFTQEQYLKSSQEMHETFGGLPVLLTNTLAIARRCNVTFELGKPSLPTVGIPEGLTQREYFSKICYKGLEKRLEKILSLKSADKHEHIIKTYKERLQREIDIICDMGFPGYFLIVEDFIRWAKENDIPVGPGRGSGAGSLVAYSLSITDIDPLSYGLLFERFLNPERVSMPDFDIDFCIQGRDRVIKYVEQRYGKESVAQIITYGTMAAKGVVRDVVRVMGQSFGFGDRIAKLIPETPGTTFKKILHEGEPLYEEMKSDEDVAEIVEKAQKLEGLPRSLGKHAAGIVISPTVISEFAPIYCEDKGGDIVTQFDKGDVEDVGLVKFDFLGLKNLTIINNTIKSINAKKKAGEPFLNISDIPLDDKLTYKLLQAGNTTGIFQLESQGMRQIVKDLGTSNFEEIIALVALYRPGPMENIPIFIDRKHGRKQISYLHPLLEVVLKETYGIPVYQEQVMQMAQKLAGYTLGAADLLRRAMGKKKPEEMEQQRKIFKEGAKKYNNIESSLADEIFDQMEAFAGYGFNKSHAAAYALIAYQTAWLKAHYPDEYMAALMSGDMGNTDQLVKFILDCKNMGISVQAPNINTSVYACIAVSKGTILLGLGAIKGLGGEAIKSILTERELAGKFSSIFDLCRRVDLRKVNKKALEALCFAGAINGISKNRATAFNSIEKAIKNAGYVNEMNAAGQDDLFGFTEQESDTDSEFEKECFAEEWSLRELLINEKKALGMYFTGHILDEESHWRNHVSFSDLEKIQRSNMDGNSVRIIASMITPAIRRKTKTGRILYIINIDDEFDRVDCLVSEDIFASVKDSISVDDIVVVEGKVSRDIQRERNKLSVDKVQPISQYIDENFSKVRLTLKGENINPTNLIKVLNNFKNNINLHNEQKSNILEIVISLDGVEANFDTLQKPFSIYEFVNDISSLIAEGSTVSLG, encoded by the coding sequence ATGATTTCTCACCTTAGGGTTCATACAGGGTTTTCTGTTATTGACAGTACAGTTAGGCTAAATGAGCTTTTTGAAACAGCTAAACAAAAAGATATAGTTGCTTTAGCTTTGACTGATGTATGTAATTTATTTGCAGCTGTTAAATTTTATAAACAAGCCTTAAAAACAGGCATCAAACCAATATTTGGTGTTGAGCTAAAAATAGATACTCAGTTGGGGATATGTGATTTAATATTACTAGCTGAAAATAATCAAGGGTATCAAAATATTGTTAACCTTATTTCAAGAGCATATCAGGAGGCTGATAGAGTAGGCTCAATTCCTTTAGTGCCTAAAAAATGGTTTAATCAAATGGATTTTAAAAATACTATTTGTTTAAGCGGCGGTCAAAATGGCGAGTTAGGTAAAGCTATACTTTCAAAAGATTCTAGTAAAATTTTAGAAGTTATATCAGAGTATATTAGTATCTTTGGCAAAGATAATTATTTTATAGAAATCCATAAATTAGGTTATGAAAATGAAGGCACATATGTTGAAAAAGCTTTAGAATTGGCCCATGAAAAAGGTTTGCTTGCTGTAGCTACTAATCTAACAGTATTTATGAATTCAGAAGATTATGATATTCATGAAATTAGAGCTTGCATTAACGAGAAAACAACTATCTTAGATGAGACTAGAAAATCTAGGTTTACCCAAGAACAATATTTAAAGTCATCACAAGAAATGCACGAGACCTTTGGTGGTTTACCAGTATTGTTAACCAATACTTTAGCTATAGCAAGGCGTTGTAATGTTACATTTGAACTTGGTAAACCATCATTACCTACTGTTGGTATCCCAGAAGGTTTAACACAGAGAGAATATTTTTCAAAAATATGTTATAAAGGACTAGAAAAGCGTCTAGAAAAAATATTATCGCTTAAGTCTGCAGATAAACATGAGCATATAATTAAAACTTATAAAGAAAGATTACAAAGAGAAATCGATATCATTTGTGATATGGGTTTTCCGGGGTATTTTCTTATAGTTGAGGATTTCATACGTTGGGCAAAAGAAAATGATATTCCAGTAGGACCTGGACGTGGTTCAGGGGCTGGTTCATTAGTAGCTTATTCTTTATCGATTACAGATATTGATCCTTTATCATACGGATTACTTTTTGAAAGGTTTTTGAATCCTGAAAGGGTATCAATGCCTGATTTTGATATAGATTTTTGTATCCAAGGTAGAGATAGAGTAATCAAATATGTTGAACAAAGGTATGGTAAGGAAAGCGTAGCCCAGATTATTACGTATGGAACAATGGCTGCTAAAGGTGTTGTGCGCGATGTAGTTAGAGTTATGGGGCAAAGTTTTGGTTTTGGTGATAGGATAGCTAAACTTATTCCAGAAACACCTGGTACAACTTTTAAAAAAATTCTTCATGAAGGTGAGCCTTTGTATGAGGAAATGAAATCTGACGAGGATGTTGCAGAAATAGTTGAAAAAGCCCAAAAACTTGAAGGCTTACCACGTAGTTTAGGTAAACATGCAGCGGGTATTGTTATATCACCAACAGTTATATCTGAATTTGCTCCGATATACTGTGAGGACAAAGGTGGGGATATTGTTACTCAGTTTGACAAAGGCGATGTAGAAGATGTTGGCTTAGTCAAGTTTGACTTTCTAGGTTTAAAAAACTTAACGATAATAAATAACACTATTAAAAGTATTAATGCTAAGAAAAAAGCTGGTGAACCTTTTTTAAATATTTCTGATATTCCTTTAGATGACAAATTAACCTATAAACTTTTACAAGCTGGTAATACTACAGGAATATTTCAGCTTGAATCACAGGGGATGCGTCAGATAGTTAAAGATCTTGGCACTTCAAATTTTGAAGAGATTATTGCACTAGTTGCGCTATACCGACCAGGACCTATGGAAAATATCCCAATATTTATAGATCGAAAACATGGGCGTAAGCAGATTTCTTATTTACATCCTTTACTTGAAGTGGTCCTTAAGGAAACCTACGGTATACCAGTTTATCAAGAGCAAGTAATGCAAATGGCACAAAAACTAGCTGGCTACACTCTCGGAGCGGCAGACCTTTTACGTAGAGCAATGGGTAAAAAGAAACCAGAAGAGATGGAGCAACAACGTAAGATTTTTAAAGAAGGTGCTAAAAAATACAATAACATTGAGTCTAGCTTAGCTGATGAAATATTTGACCAGATGGAAGCTTTTGCTGGTTATGGTTTTAATAAATCCCATGCTGCTGCATATGCTTTGATAGCTTATCAAACTGCTTGGTTAAAAGCGCATTATCCTGATGAATATATGGCTGCTCTCATGTCTGGTGATATGGGTAATACTGATCAGTTAGTTAAGTTTATTCTAGATTGTAAAAACATGGGAATATCAGTCCAAGCCCCTAATATAAACACTAGTGTATATGCTTGTATTGCTGTTTCAAAAGGTACTATATTACTTGGCTTAGGAGCTATAAAAGGGCTTGGTGGAGAAGCTATCAAAAGTATTCTTACGGAACGGGAGTTAGCAGGTAAATTCAGTTCAATTTTTGATTTATGTCGTAGAGTAGATTTACGTAAAGTCAATAAAAAAGCTCTTGAGGCGTTATGTTTTGCTGGCGCTATAAATGGTATTTCAAAAAACAGAGCTACAGCTTTTAATTCTATAGAAAAAGCTATAAAAAATGCCGGTTACGTCAACGAGATGAATGCTGCTGGTCAAGATGATTTGTTTGGCTTTACAGAACAAGAAAGTGATACAGATTCTGAATTTGAAAAAGAATGTTTCGCAGAAGAATGGAGCTTAAGGGAATTATTAATAAATGAAAAAAAAGCTTTGGGCATGTACTTTACTGGACATATTCTTGATGAAGAAAGTCACTGGCGTAATCATGTAAGTTTTAGTGACCTTGAAAAAATACAACGCTCAAATATGGATGGAAATTCAGTTAGAATTATTGCTAGTATGATAACCCCGGCTATTCGTAGAAAGACTAAGACTGGTCGAATTTTGTATATTATCAATATTGATGATGAATTTGATAGAGTAGATTGTCTAGTTAGTGAAGATATATTTGCATCTGTTAAAGACAGTATTAGTGTTGATGATATAGTTGTGGTAGAAGGTAAAGTTAGCCGAGATATACAGCGAGAGAGAAATAAGCTAAGTGTTGATAAAGTTCAGCCAATTTCTCAATATATAGATGAAAATTTTAGTAAAGTTAGGCTAACGTTAAAGGGTGAAAATATAAACCCTACTAATCTGATAAAAGTCCTTAATAACTTTAAAAATAATATCAACCTCCATAATGAACAAAAATCAAATATTTTAGAGATAGTTATATCTTTAGACGGAGTAGAAGCTAATTTTGATACTTTACAGAAACCTTTCTCAATATATGAGTTTGTTAATGATATTAGTAGCTTAATAGCAGAAGGTAGTACGGTTAGTTTGGGGTAG
- a CDS encoding AAA family ATPase, producing MNLDINPQFSKALDLLKTGEEHLFITGKAGTGKSTLLNHFCKTTKDKPVILAPTGVAALNVQGETIHNFFNFYIDVTPDKIINKQIRPKNPKIYQKINTIVIDEASMLRADLLDCIDVFLRIYGKNETLPFGGVQMVFIGDLYQLPPVVNKAEKKTFASLYDSSYFFSAKAIQNIELNIIELDKIYRQKDQDFIDLLNKIRNKTIEQIDLDKLNSQLYNNTNTCDKFTINLTSTNKSADQINEAKLGQLKHKSRFSHAIITGDFGKEYFPTSPELQYKIGAQIMMLNNDSNNRWVNGSIAEIIDVQYDEDEQEYLKVLLNDSNRVVKVYPHTWAVYRFFLKNSKLVSESIGSFTQYPFRLAWAITIHKSQGKTFDRAVIDLGATSFASGQTYVALSRCTSFEGITLKVPIKKHHVRVDYKVYKFLTDYAYKKANEKQSFDRKLEIIEEAIKSENELSIIYLKANDTRSERVIIPISVGRRIYQGKKFYGLLAYCTSQQEERMFTVDRILEIT from the coding sequence ATGAATTTAGATATTAATCCTCAATTTTCAAAAGCCTTAGATTTATTAAAAACTGGTGAAGAACATTTGTTCATTACAGGCAAAGCAGGTACAGGTAAATCAACGTTACTTAATCACTTTTGTAAAACAACTAAAGATAAGCCTGTTATTCTCGCTCCAACAGGCGTAGCTGCTCTAAACGTGCAAGGTGAAACTATTCATAATTTTTTTAATTTTTATATAGATGTAACTCCAGATAAAATCATCAATAAACAAATAAGACCTAAAAACCCTAAAATATACCAAAAAATAAATACCATAGTGATTGATGAAGCTTCAATGCTAAGAGCTGACCTATTAGACTGCATAGATGTTTTTTTAAGAATCTATGGTAAAAATGAAACATTACCATTCGGAGGAGTCCAGATGGTATTTATTGGTGATTTATATCAGCTCCCACCAGTTGTAAATAAAGCTGAAAAGAAAACCTTTGCTAGTTTATATGATTCTTCTTATTTTTTTAGTGCTAAAGCTATACAGAATATTGAACTTAATATAATAGAGTTAGACAAAATATACCGCCAAAAAGATCAAGATTTTATTGATCTATTAAATAAGATCCGAAACAAAACAATTGAGCAAATAGATTTAGATAAGCTCAATAGCCAATTATATAATAATACAAATACTTGTGATAAGTTTACTATAAACCTTACCTCAACAAATAAAAGTGCTGACCAAATTAATGAAGCTAAACTTGGGCAACTTAAACATAAATCACGCTTTAGTCATGCAATTATTACTGGTGATTTTGGTAAAGAATACTTTCCCACATCTCCTGAGCTTCAATATAAGATAGGAGCTCAGATAATGATGTTGAATAATGATTCAAATAATAGATGGGTTAATGGTAGTATTGCTGAAATAATAGATGTTCAATACGATGAGGATGAGCAGGAATACTTAAAGGTCTTATTAAATGACTCTAACAGAGTTGTTAAAGTCTACCCTCATACATGGGCTGTATATAGATTTTTCTTAAAAAATAGTAAATTAGTTTCAGAAAGTATAGGAAGCTTTACGCAATATCCTTTTAGATTAGCTTGGGCTATAACTATTCATAAAAGCCAAGGTAAAACTTTTGATAGAGCCGTCATTGATCTTGGAGCTACATCTTTTGCAAGTGGACAAACATATGTCGCTTTGAGTAGATGTACTTCTTTTGAAGGAATAACCCTTAAAGTTCCAATCAAAAAACACCATGTCAGAGTTGACTATAAGGTCTATAAGTTCTTAACTGATTACGCATATAAAAAAGCTAATGAAAAACAATCATTTGATAGAAAACTAGAAATTATAGAAGAAGCTATAAAAAGTGAAAACGAATTAAGTATCATCTACCTTAAAGCTAATGATACGAGATCTGAAAGAGTCATAATCCCAATATCTGTAGGTAGACGAATTTATCAGGGTAAGAAGTTTTATGGTTTGCTAGCATATTGTACTTCACAACAAGAAGAACGCATGTTTACTGTAGATAGAATTCTTGAGATTACATAA
- a CDS encoding DUF3281 family protein, translating into MKKVLLNGSVVLLSAIFLSGCGSSENVNKYDIVTDCRGEVCSIAVDNIDLIRYTTVLGKTIDHIIKEEPSQNSKDNIVWVINDGQYATNTQLSNHNLIECANQTCTDTSNPTGYVFDSLGLKEISVSGIIVNSNGSTQEINLSKSFSVEMGDPKITSEEIIGLFYRFTVDIEDTGISGDATFTWKVNGTQVGTGQEVEYLFPQEGVKYTVTLEVSVDDVVIATATENITTGTAGQPVLSSEQVGSDPLKWTIVADLSGTVVDNSWVKQWLIDGNVVAGETANTLTYTFPLTSLST; encoded by the coding sequence TTGAAAAAAGTATTATTAAATGGTAGTGTGGTATTATTATCGGCAATATTCTTAAGTGGCTGTGGCTCGTCAGAAAATGTAAATAAGTATGATATAGTTACAGACTGTAGAGGGGAGGTGTGTAGCATTGCGGTAGATAATATTGATCTAATCAGATATACAACTGTTCTAGGCAAAACTATAGACCATATAATAAAAGAAGAGCCATCACAGAATTCCAAAGATAACATAGTATGGGTTATAAATGATGGACAATATGCTACAAATACACAGCTTTCTAATCATAACTTAATAGAATGTGCAAATCAAACGTGTACGGATACATCTAATCCAACGGGTTATGTGTTTGATTCTTTAGGCCTAAAGGAAATAAGTGTATCAGGGATTATAGTTAATTCAAATGGTAGCACACAAGAGATAAATTTATCGAAAAGCTTTTCTGTGGAAATGGGTGATCCCAAAATAACATCTGAAGAAATAATCGGATTATTTTATAGATTTACGGTAGATATCGAAGATACAGGAATCTCAGGAGATGCTACTTTTACATGGAAAGTAAATGGTACGCAAGTAGGAACAGGACAAGAAGTAGAATATTTATTTCCCCAAGAAGGAGTTAAATACACTGTAACTTTGGAAGTATCAGTAGATGATGTGGTGATAGCTACAGCGACAGAAAATATAACAACAGGTACGGCTGGCCAGCCAGTGCTATCAAGCGAACAAGTGGGTAGTGATCCATTAAAATGGACAATAGTAGCGGACCTTAGTGGAACAGTTGTAGATAATAGTTGGGTCAAACAATGGTTGATAGATGGAAATGTGGTAGCAGGAGAGACTGCAAATACTCTAACGTATACATTTCCTTTAACGAGCCTTTCCACTTAA
- the lolD gene encoding lipoprotein-releasing ABC transporter ATP-binding protein LolD yields the protein MNKEIVLSCKNVSKQYIEFKNTIDILKNINLDIQKGEKIAILGLSGSGKTTLLNILGGLDKCTAGEVYLMGERFDNQSVNKRALMRNKHLGFIYQLHHLLPEFTAIENVMIPLAITKKYTKKESIKLAQEILAKVGLVGRFDHKPAELSGGERQRVAIARALVTNPNCILADEPTGNLDSQRSESIFQLIQQLSQDFGTSFVIVTHDEQLASRMDKVYKLVDGQLILQ from the coding sequence ATGAATAAAGAAATTGTATTAAGCTGTAAGAATGTTTCTAAACAATATATAGAGTTTAAAAATACAATAGATATTCTAAAAAATATTAATTTGGATATCCAAAAAGGTGAGAAAATAGCTATATTAGGATTATCTGGATCTGGTAAAACTACCTTGCTAAATATTCTTGGCGGGTTAGATAAATGTACAGCTGGAGAAGTTTATTTAATGGGTGAAAGATTTGACAATCAGTCCGTTAATAAACGAGCTTTAATGCGTAACAAACACTTAGGTTTTATTTACCAATTACATCACTTATTACCAGAATTTACAGCTATAGAAAACGTTATGATTCCTTTGGCTATTACTAAAAAATATACTAAAAAAGAATCTATTAAGTTAGCCCAAGAAATTTTAGCTAAAGTTGGTCTAGTAGGAAGGTTTGATCATAAACCAGCTGAGCTTTCAGGTGGTGAACGTCAAAGAGTTGCTATCGCTAGGGCACTAGTTACTAATCCAAACTGTATACTGGCAGATGAGCCAACTGGTAATTTAGATAGCCAGCGTTCAGAAAGTATATTTCAGTTAATTCAACAGTTAAGCCAAGATTTTGGAACTAGTTTTGTAATAGTAACTCATGATGAGCAACTTGCTAGCCGGATGGACAAGGTTTATAAGCTAGTGGACGGGCAACTGATATTGCAGTAG
- a CDS encoding lipoprotein-releasing ABC transporter permease subunit gives MFRSLPLFIGLRYIRAKKRNRFISIISAISFLGISLGVAVLITVMSVMNGFDEQIKSRILMMVPPLKVYELGGKLEDWQGVAKQIESKIPKVKAAAPVIDSQGLLSANRGGSTTAFVQIQGIEPKYQTKVLPIAEHIIDGSLATLDDDKGYNIVLGSALADSLGVTIGDKVTLIVPKVSLTPAGMIPRIKQFTVSGIFSVSYQYDAYYALINIKNAQKVFQLGDNVSALQLGVNNIYDAPEIKNKLNDGAIQSYYFTRDWTDENKSFFDALKMEKTMMFFILLLIITVAIFNLLSSLVMVVTDKRSDIAILRTMGMSSRQILTIFIYQGFIIGLIGTILGVLLGVLLSSYATEIVNFIQHATGRQLVSANVYLIDYIPSKLMLDDVIKVTIVSMILSFIATLYPAWSASRVQPVEALRYE, from the coding sequence ATGTTTAGAAGTCTTCCTTTATTTATTGGTCTAAGATATATTCGTGCGAAAAAACGTAATAGATTTATATCTATCATTTCTGCAATTTCTTTTTTAGGGATATCTTTAGGTGTAGCTGTGCTTATTACAGTTATGTCTGTAATGAATGGTTTTGATGAGCAGATTAAAAGTCGTATCCTTATGATGGTGCCACCATTGAAAGTTTATGAGTTAGGCGGGAAATTAGAAGATTGGCAAGGTGTTGCAAAGCAAATAGAATCTAAGATACCTAAGGTAAAAGCAGCAGCGCCGGTCATAGATTCACAAGGGTTATTAAGCGCAAATCGCGGTGGTAGTACAACAGCTTTTGTGCAAATACAGGGTATAGAGCCTAAATACCAAACCAAAGTTTTACCTATAGCAGAGCATATTATAGATGGTTCTTTGGCGACACTAGATGATGATAAAGGATACAATATAGTTTTAGGAAGTGCTTTAGCTGATAGCTTAGGAGTAACAATAGGTGATAAGGTAACGCTTATTGTACCAAAGGTGAGCTTGACTCCAGCCGGTATGATACCTAGAATTAAGCAGTTTACAGTTTCAGGAATTTTTTCTGTTAGTTATCAGTATGATGCTTATTATGCGCTTATAAATATTAAAAATGCACAAAAGGTTTTTCAGTTAGGTGATAATGTTTCAGCTTTACAACTTGGCGTAAATAACATTTATGATGCTCCAGAGATAAAAAATAAACTTAACGATGGGGCTATACAGTCTTACTATTTTACTCGAGATTGGACCGATGAAAATAAATCGTTCTTTGATGCTTTAAAGATGGAAAAAACGATGATGTTTTTCATTTTACTTTTAATTATTACAGTTGCTATATTTAATTTATTATCTTCTTTGGTAATGGTAGTTACTGATAAACGTAGTGATATAGCTATATTAAGAACGATGGGAATGTCATCACGACAGATTCTAACAATATTTATTTACCAAGGTTTTATTATAGGTTTAATAGGTACTATTTTAGGAGTATTATTGGGAGTTTTACTCTCTAGTTATGCTACTGAAATAGTTAACTTTATCCAGCACGCTACAGGTAGACAGCTTGTTAGTGCAAATGTTTATTTGATTGACTATATACCGTCAAAACTTATGTTAGATGACGTTATAAAAGTAACTATAGTTTCAATGATTTTAAGTTTTATAGCTACGTTGTATCCAGCTTGGAGTGCTTCAAGAGTACAACCTGTGGAGGCACTTAGATATGAATAA
- a CDS encoding transposase, whose translation MEYYISESNWSTILKLSEYNLATFLTSQKGLHTKDTVKLRKFIEAVFFILKIGAQWKYLHKDYGNSRAIHKRYKH comes from the coding sequence ATGGAATATTATATATCAGAATCAAATTGGTCAACTATTTTAAAACTTTCAGAATACAATCTAGCAACTTTTCTTACATCACAAAAAGGCTTACATACGAAAGATACAGTTAAACTAAGAAAATTCATAGAAGCGGTATTTTTTATCCTAAAAATAGGAGCTCAGTGGAAATATCTTCACAAGGATTATGGTAATAGTAGAGCCATCCATAAGCGTTATAAACACTAG